A part of Amphiprion ocellaris isolate individual 3 ecotype Okinawa chromosome 16, ASM2253959v1, whole genome shotgun sequence genomic DNA contains:
- the tmem26a gene encoding transmembrane protein 26, which yields MCCQENSGGKVSVWAELQLWGLCSKQTGPSRVFPLQPPVALRLQDFQLEPPAATLMALFKFLCAIITRAMFIFVSLAGVWRVTGVKEDPRYWFLTFLFLPLVAEMIITLKRRKGQDYKWFSPPVFLFLISIIPSIWILELHHQEHKDSNPQCNKLDSETLQKVIAQNQTQGNSTFHSSLEELERVLLSVCPNDWILALHQILLILLIVGKWLLPRGGGISRDELSQLLLIFVGTAADILEFTSETLSDIRDDSLQLVYIILGVWTWSMLQFPLHLAVVNSKNDSEGDEYAEETSLLSKHSTNIWSVVEALFIQDGPFLVVRLTVMTYYKVFHQMLVFFAIKNFLVVILNLYRLVVICQDFRSSRRSSGTSCPVP from the exons ATGTGCTGTCAGGAAAACTCTGGAGGGAAAGTCTCTGTCTGGGCGGAGCTTCAACTTTGGGGACTTTGTTCGAAACAAACTGGACCCAGCAGAGTTTTTCCTCTGCAGCCACCGGTGGCTCTGAGGCTTCAGGACTTCCAGTTGGAGCCGCCAGCAGCGACCCTCATGGCTCTGTTCAAGTTTCTGTGCGCCATCATCACCAGGGCGATGTTCATCTTCGTGTCTCTGGCGGGAGTCTGGAGGGTGACAGGAGTGAAGGAGGATCCCAGATACTGGTTCCTGACGTTCCTCTTCTTACCGCTCGTTGCTGAGATGATCATAACTCTGAAGAGGAGGAAAGGACAAGACTACAAATG GTTCTCTCCTCCCGTCTTTCTGTTCCTCATCAGTATCATTCCCTCCATCTGGATCCTGGAGCTCCACCACCAGGAGCACAAAGACAGCAACCCTCAG TGCAACAAGCTCGACTCTGAGACTCTGCAAAAAGTGATCGCTCAGAACCAGACCCAGGGAAACTCCACCTTCCACAGTTCCCTAGAG GAACTTGAACGTGTGTTGTTGTCCGTCTGCCCCAATGACTGGATCCTGGCTCTCCATCAGATCCTGCTCATCCTCCTCATCGTGGGGAAGTGGCTCCTCCCACGGGGCGGCGGAATCTCCAGAGACGAGTTATCTCAGCTTCTTCTGATTTTCGTCGGCACGGCGGCGGACATCCTCGAATTTACTAGCGAGACGCTGTCAGATATCCG AGACGACAGCCTTCAGCTGGTCTACATCATCTTAGGGGTATGGACTTGGAGCATGTTGCAGTTTCCCCTCCATCTGGCcg tggtgaacTCCAAGAACGACAGCGAGGGCGATGAGTACGCTGAGGAGACGTCCCTCTTGAGTAAACACAGCACCAACATATGGAGCGTCGTGGAGGCTTTGTTCATCCAGGACGGGCCTTTTCTGGTGGTCCGGCTCACCGTCATGACCTACTACAAGGTCTTCCACCAGATGCTGGTTTTCTTTGCCATTAAGAACTTCCTGGTGGTGATTCTGAACTTGTACAGGTTGGTTGTCATATGTCAGGACTTCAGATCGTCCAGGAGGAGCAGCGGGACGAGCTGCCCCGTACCGTGA
- the perp gene encoding p53 apoptosis effector related to PMP-22 encodes MFRCGIAYPRCRWIVPLLLVFAIIFDIIAIAAQSGWVEDEDARTHYASMWDQCRGRNGNWDCKSLMEHSWAQAVAALMIIGLLILILAFILSVLAMCNLNISMLPVVGVLLIIVVILQVIALIIYPVKFNDLIFEGNYFYTWAYGFGWGATILSLGCAILFCCLPRYEDDLTGNAKVKYIYSSA; translated from the exons ATGTTCCGCTGCGGGATCGCCTACCCTCGATGCAGGTGGATCGTGCCCCTGCTGCTGGTCTTCGCCATCATATTTGACATTATCGCCATCGCCGCCCAGTCGGGATGGGTCGAGGACGAGGACGCCAGGACTCACTACGCCAGTATGTGGGATCAGTGCCGAGGCAGGAATGGCAACTGGGACTGCAAGTCGCTCATGGAGCACT CTTGGGCCCAGGCAGTGGCTGCTCTAATGATCATtggcctcctcatcctcatcctcgcCTTCATCCTCTCCGTTCTGGCCATGTGTAACCTCAACATCAGCATGCTGCCCGTCGTAGGAGTGCTGCTCATCATTGTTG tgaTTCTCCAGGTCATCGCTCTGATCATCTACCCCGTCAAGTTCAACGACCTGATCTTCGAGGGCAACTACTTCTACACCTGGGCTTACGGCTTCGGCTGGGGCGCCACCATCCTCTCCCTGGGCTGCGCCATCCTCTTCTGCTGCCTGCCGCGTTACGAGGACGACCTCACCGGCAACGCCAAGGTCAAATACATCTATTCCTCCGCCTAA